The Chitinophaga flava genome has a segment encoding these proteins:
- a CDS encoding type IA DNA topoisomerase, whose amino-acid sequence MKVCIAEKPSVARDIAEIIGAKQRKDGYYEGNGYQVTWTFGHFCTLKEPHDYYEQWKFWRLEDLPMIPPSFGIKLIENEGVQKQFKVIEGLIQQCDEVINCGDAGQEGELIQRWVLLKAKCAAPVKRLWISSLTEEAIRNGFQQLKDADQYNNLYAAGSARAIGDWLLGMNATRLFTKKFGMGKAVLSIGRVQTPTLAMIVARQKEINAFVSEDYWELKTLYRDVEFTAAIDRLGSVEKAQKGLDYLQQHPFEVTSFEKKDGKEGNPRLFDLTSLQVAANKKYAYSADDTLKYVQNLYEKKLVTYPRVDTTYLSEDLHPKVAGILQDMTPYAALTAPVLANPIPKLKTVFDDKKVTDHHAIIPTGVHPGGLGLDEKRIYDLIARRFIAAFYPECKISNTTVLGKVGQVPFKVTGKQIIEPGWKEVYANDTSIKKEGEEEEKFIPDFVVGESGPHTPRIHQGKTSPPKAFTEASLLRAMETAGKQVDDEEMRELLKDNGIGRPSTRANIIETLFRRKYIDKKKKNIFATQTGMDLIDTIQSELLKSAELTGQWERKLRLIEKGEYTMDTFKEELITMVVELTKEVKTASYKTITIAPDAPPPPPEKPKKERKPKAEKPPVDLATMQCPKCKEHALLKGNNAYGCSNFKVCGFKLPFEVNGKKLTDKQVHDLVTKGKAGKLKLTDSFEIS is encoded by the coding sequence ATGAAAGTTTGCATTGCAGAAAAACCAAGTGTGGCCAGAGATATAGCAGAAATAATCGGTGCGAAGCAACGCAAGGATGGCTACTACGAAGGCAATGGCTACCAGGTAACCTGGACTTTCGGCCATTTTTGTACACTGAAGGAACCACACGACTATTATGAACAATGGAAGTTCTGGCGGTTGGAAGACCTCCCCATGATCCCTCCCAGCTTTGGCATCAAACTCATCGAGAATGAGGGTGTACAGAAACAGTTCAAAGTCATAGAAGGACTGATACAACAATGTGACGAAGTGATCAACTGCGGGGATGCCGGGCAGGAAGGAGAGCTTATACAACGATGGGTGCTGCTCAAAGCCAAATGCGCCGCCCCTGTAAAAAGACTGTGGATATCTTCTCTCACGGAAGAGGCTATACGTAATGGATTTCAGCAACTCAAGGATGCAGACCAGTACAACAATCTATATGCTGCCGGCAGCGCCCGCGCCATCGGCGACTGGCTCCTGGGCATGAACGCCACCCGCCTGTTCACCAAAAAATTTGGTATGGGCAAGGCTGTATTGTCTATCGGCAGGGTACAAACCCCTACCCTGGCTATGATCGTGGCCAGACAGAAAGAAATCAATGCTTTTGTGTCGGAAGATTACTGGGAGTTAAAAACCCTGTATCGTGATGTAGAGTTCACAGCTGCCATAGATCGTCTCGGCAGTGTGGAAAAAGCACAGAAGGGGCTGGACTATCTGCAGCAACATCCGTTTGAAGTCACCTCCTTTGAGAAAAAAGATGGTAAAGAAGGTAATCCCCGCCTCTTTGACCTCACCTCCCTGCAGGTGGCCGCCAATAAGAAGTACGCCTACTCCGCCGATGATACGCTGAAATATGTACAGAATCTTTATGAGAAAAAACTGGTCACCTACCCCCGCGTAGATACTACCTACCTCTCAGAAGACCTGCATCCCAAAGTGGCTGGCATCTTACAGGACATGACACCGTACGCGGCCCTCACTGCCCCCGTATTGGCCAACCCCATCCCTAAACTGAAAACCGTTTTTGACGATAAGAAAGTAACAGATCACCATGCCATCATTCCCACCGGTGTACATCCCGGCGGCCTGGGGCTGGATGAAAAAAGAATATATGATCTCATTGCACGCCGCTTCATCGCTGCGTTTTACCCGGAATGTAAAATTTCCAACACCACCGTACTGGGAAAAGTAGGCCAGGTACCTTTTAAAGTAACAGGCAAACAAATCATCGAACCAGGCTGGAAGGAAGTATATGCCAATGATACCAGCATCAAAAAAGAAGGCGAAGAAGAAGAGAAGTTCATTCCTGATTTTGTAGTTGGCGAAAGCGGGCCACATACACCCCGCATACATCAGGGCAAAACCAGTCCGCCCAAAGCATTTACAGAAGCCAGTCTGCTCAGGGCCATGGAAACAGCCGGCAAACAGGTGGATGACGAAGAAATGCGCGAGCTGCTGAAAGACAACGGTATCGGCCGGCCTTCTACCCGCGCCAATATCATAGAAACCCTGTTCCGCCGCAAATACATCGACAAAAAGAAAAAAAACATCTTTGCCACACAAACGGGCATGGACCTGATTGATACCATTCAATCCGAACTACTCAAAAGCGCCGAGCTCACCGGCCAGTGGGAACGAAAACTTCGGCTTATCGAAAAAGGCGAATATACCATGGACACCTTCAAGGAAGAACTGATCACCATGGTGGTAGAGCTCACCAAAGAAGTAAAGACCGCCAGCTACAAAACCATCACCATCGCACCGGATGCACCACCACCGCCACCGGAAAAACCTAAAAAGGAACGTAAACCCAAAGCAGAGAAGCCACCGGTGGACCTGGCCACCATGCAGTGCCCCAAGTGCAAAGAGCATGCTTTGTTAAAAGGTAACAACGCCTATGGCTGCAGCAACTTCAAAGTATGCGGATTTAAACTGCCTTTTGAAGTGAATGGCAAAAAACTGACTGATAAACAGGTCCACGATCTAGTGACCAAAGGGAAAGCCGGCAAACTAAAGCTGACAGACAGCTTTGAGATCAGCTAA
- a CDS encoding TIGR04282 family arsenosugar biosynthesis glycosyltransferase: MIEFNQALIVLARDKESTVANTRLKATVGDFKTREIFHHLLIHTQEIASYTTMDKYVVLEDKSDFGLWEEYIIFPRLAHNPGESMSLAFNLAFATGYQEVVMIGMDCPHLSPELLNEAFAILKRNEVVIGPAQHGGFYLLGMRRFYPELFEFIDSSSSHWLRRLLTAINNLRLRFTFLPTLNIVQELADVPEEWL; the protein is encoded by the coding sequence ATGATAGAGTTCAACCAGGCACTGATCGTTCTTGCGAGAGACAAGGAATCCACTGTGGCTAATACCCGGCTCAAAGCCACTGTAGGTGATTTTAAAACACGCGAGATATTTCACCATTTGCTGATTCACACACAGGAAATAGCATCCTATACTACTATGGATAAATATGTGGTGCTGGAAGATAAAAGTGATTTCGGACTATGGGAAGAATATATCATTTTTCCCCGGCTGGCTCATAACCCCGGAGAGTCTATGTCCCTTGCCTTTAACCTGGCGTTCGCGACGGGCTATCAGGAAGTAGTGATGATTGGTATGGACTGCCCGCATCTTTCCCCGGAGCTGCTGAATGAAGCTTTTGCCATCCTGAAACGGAATGAGGTGGTCATAGGTCCTGCACAGCATGGGGGTTTTTATTTGCTGGGCATGCGGCGGTTTTATCCGGAATTGTTTGAGTTCATCGATTCCAGCTCGTCTCACTGGTTACGCCGACTGTTGACAGCCATCAACAACCTGCGGCTGCGTTTTACTTTTTTACCCACCCTGAATATTGTACAGGAACTGGCAGATGTGCCGGAGGAATGGCTATAA
- a CDS encoding sugar-binding domain-containing protein, translating to MLRQISTAFLVIGCTTLSILTSGQTSDSWKMKPSPLQTRWAKDVKPSSVLPEYPRPQMVRSGWENLNGLWNYTITSAAEQTPPTTYSNQILVPFPLESALSGVGKTLLPDQRLWYKRTFNKPASKGKDKTILHFGAVDYNTTVFLNGKKIGEHNGGYTGFNIDITEHLKDKNNELVVSVLDPTDQGDNPHGKQVLQPRNILYTGSSGIWQTVWLETVPPVYIADLKMVPQIDQQRLDIRVSTDGNANGYTVEAIASSKGNVIGSIKGKPNTDLQLSVPNPQLWSPNTPFLYDLSVRLLYNNKVVDTVASYFGMRKIEIKKDENGQERIFLNGKYTYNLGVLDQGFWPDGLYAAPTDEALKFDVLAVKSMGFNTIRKHVKVEPDRWYYHCDREGILVWQDMVTCPNTTVGARKNFEKENIATVTQLYNHPSIVCWVLFNEGWARYDQQRLTEAMKQMDPSRLIDGHTGENYDRESPKDPNEKWKSSDLTDIHEYPGPGISPALPGKARVLGEWGGVQVRTPNHQWNAADGWGYITSTAAGFTRKYELMNKHLKLYEEEGLSGSIYTEPFDVETEENGLISYDREVVKIPVARLRQIHGAIVPPTSDVAAAFIVKDIDTTNPNNNYAALLEEYQKGKKDPAFLQQLAQMAASVNDKSNAVKIANDYIAQLKAPYTNSQLAFINKFTTSTRDKGFPLLLANRDQINKALGQRQADRKLMGIIFGEEIQPYVQDAAAKPDWSKIEAKTKQYGAPGEEIFLRAKTIHLLNQKDYDNFATTADRYVGKCAAYISANELNTYAWTVFENLSDPTHLSNAANWCQHLLKAGDNPAYIDTYAQVLYKAGKKEDAIANEEKAVQLAPSDEKKNYQDVLDKMKKGEKTWK from the coding sequence ATGTTACGACAAATTAGCACTGCATTCCTCGTTATCGGATGCACGACCCTCAGTATCCTCACGTCCGGCCAGACGTCCGATTCCTGGAAAATGAAACCTTCCCCGCTGCAAACAAGGTGGGCCAAAGATGTCAAACCATCCAGCGTCCTGCCTGAATATCCCCGCCCCCAAATGGTGCGGTCCGGCTGGGAGAACCTTAACGGCCTCTGGAACTATACCATCACCAGCGCCGCTGAGCAAACACCTCCCACCACCTACAGCAACCAGATACTCGTCCCTTTCCCACTGGAATCTGCCCTTTCTGGTGTCGGCAAAACATTACTGCCCGACCAGCGCCTCTGGTATAAACGGACTTTCAACAAACCAGCCTCCAAAGGAAAAGACAAAACCATACTCCACTTCGGTGCAGTAGACTATAACACCACCGTATTCCTCAACGGAAAAAAAATCGGTGAACATAACGGCGGATATACCGGCTTCAACATCGATATCACCGAACACCTGAAAGATAAAAATAATGAACTGGTAGTGTCTGTACTCGACCCTACCGACCAGGGTGACAACCCCCATGGCAAACAGGTACTGCAACCACGCAATATCCTCTACACCGGCAGCAGCGGCATCTGGCAGACCGTATGGCTTGAAACCGTACCCCCTGTATATATAGCCGACCTGAAAATGGTGCCCCAGATAGATCAGCAACGACTCGATATCCGCGTTAGCACCGATGGTAACGCCAACGGCTATACGGTGGAAGCTATCGCCAGCAGCAAAGGAAACGTCATCGGCAGCATAAAAGGTAAACCCAACACCGACCTTCAACTGTCAGTACCCAATCCTCAACTCTGGTCTCCCAACACCCCCTTCCTTTACGATCTCTCCGTCAGACTGCTCTACAACAATAAAGTAGTTGATACAGTAGCATCCTACTTCGGTATGCGCAAAATAGAAATCAAAAAAGATGAAAACGGCCAGGAACGCATCTTCCTGAACGGTAAATATACCTACAACCTCGGCGTACTCGACCAGGGCTTCTGGCCCGACGGACTCTATGCCGCCCCTACTGACGAAGCACTCAAATTTGATGTCCTCGCAGTGAAGTCCATGGGCTTCAACACCATCCGTAAACACGTAAAAGTAGAGCCTGACCGCTGGTACTATCACTGCGACCGCGAAGGGATCCTCGTATGGCAGGATATGGTCACTTGTCCCAATACTACCGTTGGCGCCAGAAAAAACTTTGAAAAGGAAAATATCGCTACCGTCACCCAACTCTATAACCACCCTTCCATTGTATGCTGGGTACTGTTCAACGAAGGCTGGGCACGTTACGATCAGCAACGACTCACCGAAGCCATGAAACAGATGGACCCCTCCCGTCTGATTGACGGCCACACCGGTGAAAACTACGACCGGGAATCTCCTAAAGATCCCAACGAAAAATGGAAAAGCAGCGACCTCACCGACATTCATGAATATCCAGGCCCTGGTATCTCACCAGCCCTCCCCGGCAAAGCAAGAGTACTCGGTGAATGGGGCGGTGTACAGGTAAGAACACCCAACCACCAATGGAACGCCGCAGATGGATGGGGGTATATCACCAGCACAGCAGCCGGCTTTACCCGCAAATACGAACTCATGAACAAACACCTGAAACTATATGAAGAAGAAGGATTAAGCGGCTCTATCTACACAGAACCCTTTGATGTGGAAACAGAAGAAAACGGTCTCATCTCCTACGACCGCGAGGTAGTTAAAATACCCGTGGCACGGTTAAGACAGATACATGGTGCAATCGTACCTCCTACCAGCGACGTGGCAGCTGCCTTTATCGTAAAAGATATCGATACCACCAACCCCAACAATAACTACGCCGCCCTGCTCGAAGAATACCAGAAAGGCAAAAAAGATCCGGCATTTCTGCAGCAACTGGCACAAATGGCTGCCAGTGTAAATGATAAATCCAATGCGGTTAAAATCGCCAATGATTACATCGCACAGCTGAAAGCTCCTTACACCAACAGCCAGCTGGCATTTATCAATAAATTCACTACCAGCACCCGTGACAAAGGATTTCCACTACTCCTGGCCAATCGTGACCAAATCAACAAGGCACTGGGACAACGCCAGGCAGACAGGAAACTGATGGGCATCATCTTTGGCGAAGAAATTCAGCCATATGTACAGGATGCCGCCGCCAAACCCGACTGGAGCAAAATAGAAGCAAAGACCAAACAATACGGCGCCCCCGGAGAAGAAATATTCCTGCGCGCCAAAACCATTCATCTGCTAAATCAGAAAGACTACGACAACTTTGCTACCACAGCAGACCGATACGTGGGGAAATGTGCAGCATACATTTCAGCCAATGAGCTCAACACCTACGCATGGACCGTGTTTGAAAATCTCTCTGATCCAACTCATCTCAGCAATGCGGCCAACTGGTGTCAGCATCTGCTGAAAGCAGGCGATAATCCGGCCTACATCGACACATATGCCCAGGTGCTCTATAAAGCCGGCAAAAAGGAAGACGCGATCGCCAATGAAGAAAAAGCTGTTCAGCTGGCTCCTTCCGATGAAAAAAAGAACTATCAGGATGTCCTGGATAAAATGAAAAAAGGTGAAAAAACCTGGAAATAA
- a CDS encoding FecR family protein → MDYEKIRELTFDELLGTISDEEKALLYNAIEADSQARSIWESIHGDRSRLLADASESFAQHPVEEVLTNLHQRSRLRYIRKACSIAAACLLAITGSWYLLRHNTTNEHQPVAALGNNMDSTIRLVTADGKTIDLSADSSGIQIGHTVLNNTHQTLSFDARHQTGSGMNTLTVPRGKDYNLLLADGTQVQLNAGTTISFPFSFNGSKREVTVNGEAYFQIAAKADQPFIVHLPGNTISVLGTAFNINTYDSGSIKVALVEGAVKVASSRQNEILKPGFEITSSHTGMTTAAFDPDKVLSWRTGVYTFENASLQELAPVILRWYGITVMMDNQRVSSRRFFGIIDRNQPLQAFLHNLEAADGVKSHYDQNGILHFE, encoded by the coding sequence ATGGATTATGAAAAAATACGGGAACTGACTTTTGACGAGCTGTTGGGCACTATCAGCGACGAAGAGAAGGCATTGCTTTACAACGCTATTGAAGCAGATTCCCAAGCACGCAGTATCTGGGAAAGCATACACGGGGACAGGTCCCGTTTGCTGGCTGATGCAAGCGAAAGCTTTGCACAACACCCCGTTGAAGAGGTCCTGACCAACCTCCACCAACGGAGCAGGCTTCGTTATATCAGAAAAGCCTGCAGTATTGCAGCCGCCTGCCTGCTGGCCATCACCGGCAGCTGGTATCTGCTCAGGCATAACACAACCAATGAGCACCAGCCTGTTGCTGCACTCGGGAACAACATGGATTCTACCATCCGACTGGTAACAGCAGATGGTAAAACCATAGACCTCAGTGCTGACTCGTCCGGCATACAGATAGGTCATACCGTTTTAAACAACACTCATCAAACGCTGAGCTTCGATGCCCGCCACCAAACCGGCAGCGGGATGAATACACTCACCGTTCCCCGTGGAAAAGACTACAATCTCCTGCTGGCAGATGGTACCCAGGTACAACTGAATGCAGGTACTACCATCAGCTTCCCGTTCAGCTTCAACGGCAGCAAACGTGAAGTGACCGTTAACGGGGAAGCCTACTTTCAGATCGCCGCCAAAGCAGACCAGCCTTTTATCGTGCATCTGCCAGGCAATACGATTAGTGTGTTGGGAACAGCCTTTAATATCAACACCTACGACTCCGGCTCCATAAAAGTAGCCCTGGTTGAAGGTGCCGTGAAAGTAGCCTCCTCCCGGCAGAACGAAATACTCAAACCAGGCTTTGAAATCACCAGCAGCCATACGGGTATGACAACAGCAGCTTTCGACCCGGATAAAGTATTGAGCTGGCGCACAGGCGTATACACTTTCGAAAATGCCTCCCTGCAGGAACTAGCCCCTGTCATACTGCGGTGGTACGGCATTACCGTAATGATGGACAACCAAAGAGTTAGTAGCAGACGCTTCTTCGGAATCATAGACAGGAACCAGCCCCTGCAGGCTTTCCTCCACAACCTGGAAGCTGCAGACGGTGTAAAATCCCATTATGATCAAAATGGTATCCTCCACTTTGAGTAG
- a CDS encoding RNA polymerase sigma-70 factor: MMESYTDVQLVTDLKIGSEWAFTQIYNRYYRRLHVEANFLLKDSEEAADVVHDVLIIIWNRRDKLADNLHLKSYLITCIKNKCMDRIRRNAVKDRNVHMYMHLKEMTVNFNPMERKELSLQMANAINALPVGQRTVFEMSYLEDKTQREIVAEKHLSLQTVKNQMSTTLRILRKKLKSSHDL; the protein is encoded by the coding sequence ATGATGGAATCATACACTGATGTGCAATTGGTAACTGATCTGAAGATCGGGAGCGAATGGGCATTTACGCAGATTTACAACCGTTACTACCGGCGTTTGCATGTGGAAGCCAACTTCCTGTTGAAAGATTCCGAGGAGGCGGCCGATGTGGTACATGATGTACTGATTATCATCTGGAACAGGAGGGATAAGCTGGCTGACAATCTCCACCTGAAGAGTTATCTGATTACTTGTATTAAGAATAAGTGTATGGACCGGATACGGCGTAATGCGGTAAAGGACCGGAACGTACATATGTATATGCATTTGAAGGAGATGACGGTCAACTTCAATCCAATGGAGCGGAAGGAGCTGTCGCTTCAGATGGCGAATGCCATTAACGCGTTGCCTGTGGGGCAGCGTACAGTATTTGAAATGTCCTACCTGGAAGATAAAACCCAACGTGAAATTGTAGCAGAAAAACACCTATCGCTGCAAACTGTCAAAAACCAGATGAGTACTACCCTCAGAATTCTCAGGAAAAAATTAAAATCTTCCCACGACCTATAG
- a CDS encoding STN domain-containing protein yields MLKYLPHQTSLRKTTWFVLIWLPLVAFSQQHSSDQAEKIKVRVNVHNTPLKDVFKLISRQTGLTFFGSNSGSYDMKVSLHSADTELTKLLDDLLSPLNFSWEISGKVIIIRKKTDPPITPQSMEIISSTPTRPVMAE; encoded by the coding sequence ATGCTCAAATATTTACCTCACCAGACTTCCCTCCGCAAGACGACCTGGTTCGTCCTCATCTGGCTTCCCCTCGTAGCCTTCTCTCAACAACACTCCTCAGACCAGGCAGAAAAAATAAAAGTCCGTGTCAACGTCCATAATACACCCCTCAAAGATGTCTTTAAACTCATCAGCAGACAAACCGGCCTCACCTTCTTCGGTAGCAACTCCGGCTCATACGACATGAAGGTATCCCTCCACTCTGCCGATACCGAACTCACTAAACTGCTCGATGACCTCCTCAGCCCCCTCAATTTCTCCTGGGAAATATCAGGTAAAGTCATCATCATCAGAAAAAAAACAGATCCCCCCATCACTCCACAATCCATGGAAATAATCTCCAGCACCCCCACACGACCTGTCATGGCAGAATAA